Sequence from the Rutidosis leptorrhynchoides isolate AG116_Rl617_1_P2 chromosome 3, CSIRO_AGI_Rlap_v1, whole genome shotgun sequence genome:
ttattattattattattattattattattattattattattattattattattattattattattattattattattattattattgattatgttattattatgttaatcgttgttattactaaaattaatatcatgaatgttcttatcaatattattataggtGATATATTAAGAATTTATTAataacatcattattaatattattattatcagtattattatcattgtattattattattaatatgattattagtattgttattattaaacttattattatcaatattatcatatgtaGTAAAATGGGTATGTTCATATTAAGTATCATTAAcagaactattagtattattatcatcgacCCAATTTTAGACAGacattattttatcatcattattagagagtattattattattattattatgattaggattattattatcattttgaaaataatacaaattatcattaaTCTCATCAATATTGGTAATAATATCACTTttgtaattaatagtattattattattattattattaaacaactatatcattattaatcatatccttattattattaatattattatttttgataaagttattattattagtattaataaatcattaatatcataactaatataaacagtaaaaattaatatttttacaagtattattattaatatcctcgttattatcactaataaagttattataaacataagtatattattaacgttattatcatttttttttactaatattaacttagtataactagaactactgttttgataaacaaatacataattatatatatatatatatatatatatatatatatatatatatatatataacacatataacataacaaaatttaatattttgagATACAAAATaagcatataaaacatatatatatatatatatattattaactcaaaaatgatataattaatacatttatatatatatatatatatatatatatatatatatatatatatatatatatatatatatatatatatatatatatatatatatatataaatacaactacgaatgttaatatatatataaatgatataggttcgtgaatccgaggtcaaccctgcattgttcaatatagtcatatgtatttttactacaaaatacattaggtgagtttcattactccctttttaaatgcttttgcaatatatatttttgggactgagaatacatgcgctccttttataaatgttttacgaaatagacacaagtaatcgaaactacattatatggttgaatggtcgaaatcgaatatgcccctttttattaagtctggtaatctaagaattagggaacagacaccctaattgacgcgaactctaaagatagatctatcgagcccaacaagccccatccaaagtaccggatgctttagtacttcgaaatttatatcatgtccgaaggaggatcccggaatgatggggatattcttatatgtatattgtgaatgtcggttaccaggtgttcaatccatatgaatgattattttgtctctatgtatgggatgtatgtttatgagaaatggaaatatgaaatcttgtggtctattaaaatgatggaaatgattatttatgttaaactaatgaactcaccaaccttttggttgacactttaaagcatgtttattctcaggtatgaaagaaatcttccgccgtgcttttgctcatcttagagatattacttggagtcatttatgacatatttcaaaagacgttgcattcgagtcgttgagttcatcaagattattattaagtcaattatagtagatatattatgaaatggtatgcatgctttcaactttcgatgtaatgaaagattgtcttttcaaaaacgaatgcaatgtttgtaaaacgtatcatatagaggtcaagtacctcgcgatgtaatcaactgttgtgaatcgtttataatcgatatggacttcgtccggatggattaggacgggtcctttcatgtgtgAAGCCAAATGGTGTAGCTATCCGGTGTTTGGGTGGGCTGCTTTTATTATAGGGAAGAAACTTCGATTATTGAAAGAAGACTTGAAAGTTTGGAGCTTGAGCACTCAACATCAAGATATTGTTGATCTTAATTTGTGTGATGCGAAAATCAAATCATTAAAAAGGTATCTCAAGCGTCGAGGTCTTAATGATAGCGAATGGGTTGTTCTTGTTAATCTTAAAAAATGCAAAAAAAGATTGACGATTCGAATTGATTCAAAGAGAAGAATGCAGTCTAGATTTAAATGGCTAAGATTAGGCGATGAGAATTCAAGATTTTTTCATATCGTTTCTCGAATTAGACAACAATCTTCCAATGTTTCGGGTATGCAGATAAATAATGTATGGCAGGAAAATCCACAAGTTGTCAAAGATCATTCAATTGAATACTTTGAAACATTATTTTCGGCTCAAAGTTCACTGCCTGATCCCACTTTGCTGTTAGATTGGGACTCTTTAAATCTCAATATCATCCCTGCTCATATTCGATCTTCGTTAGAAAATGTTTTTACTGCAGCAGAAATTTTTGATGTAATCAAAAATTTTGATGGTAACAAAACCCCGGGCCCGGACAGGTTCTCTTTACAATTCTTCAAAAAAGCTTGGGTATTTTTGGAAGAAGATATTATGGATATGTTCGAACAATTTCATAGCCATCCATCATTCCCGAAAGGTTTCAACTCTTCGTTTATTGTTTTGATCCCAAAATCCAACTCGGCTAAAAGGATTGATCATCTTAGACCTATTAGCCTTATCAATGCCCCATACAAGATTATTGCGAAATCAATTGCCAATaggttaaaagttgttattcttttcatcattagcGAAAATCAAAACGGTTTTGTCCCGACTAGATTGTTACTGGACGGAGTCATGGTTGTGAACGAAGTGGTTCACATGGCTAAGAAAAAGAAAAAACCCATTCTTCTTTTAAAAATCGATTTTTCGAAAGCCAACGATTGTATATCTCACGAATTTCTTCTCAAGGTCTTGCTCAATATGGGTTTTGGGGATAAATTTGTTGCATGGATAAAAGCTTGCATATCCAATGTTCACTTCTCGGTTCTTTTGAATGGTTCTCCTTCTCGAGAAGGGGTTATGCATAGAGGATTACGACAAGGCGATCCGTTATCGTCTTTTTTGTTTATTTGTGTGGCCGAGATTTTGAGCAAACTTCTATCAAGAGATCTTGACAATGGGTTGTTGAAAGGGTGTTGTTTTGGGCAAGACTTGAAGTTAAACATTTCTCAATTTGCGGATGATACCATCATCTTTGCACACCCTTCTTTACAAGAACTTCACCGGATCAAACATATTTTGAATTTATTCTTCCTCTTATCCGGTTTACAAATGAATGCCATCAAGACTACGTTATATGGCATCCATGTGTCAAGAGAGGACATGTTATCTTTTTCGGCTATTTTCGAATGCAAAGTGGGAGTATTCTCGCTAGAATATCTAGGCATTCCAATTTCCTTATCTTGTAACAAACTTTCTATGTGGGAGCCTGTTATCAAAAAGTTCAAAAAGAAACTTGCGGGTTGAAAGGGAAGATGTCTTTCGTTTGGAGGTTGGCTAGTAATGGTCAATGCGGTTATCTCCAACCTCCCTCTCCATTATATGTCTATTTACAAAACTCCTTCTTCGGTTATCAAACAACTTGAAAGGTTACGTAGAAATTTTTTATGGAGCGGCGATTGCCTTAAAAAGAAATCGTGTCTTGTTAAATGGGAGTCGGTATGCCTCCCAAAAGATTTGGGTGGGTTATGTATTACTCCTCTCCGTCTAAAAAATTGGGCAATGCTAGCTAAATGGTGGGCTCGTATGAATTCTAACAAACAAAGTCTTTGGAAGTCTATTGTTGCAACATCTTTTGGCCCGTCATTCAATGGAAAGATTATGAATAACGTCTCTTCGTTACAAACGTCTCAACTCTCCCCAATTTGGAAGGATTTGCTTAACCTTCAAAAAGAAGATTCATTATCATGCATTGTTGGGCCCACGGTTTGGAAGTGGAATATCGGTAACGGGTCAAGAATTTTATTTTGGCATGACGCTTGGGCCCATGGAAGGATTCTAAAAGACGACTTCCCCTTTCTGTTCCATATATGTTTCGAGCCCAATGCCACTCTCCTTTGTTTTCGTTTGCCTGCATCAGTAGATTCACAACAGATAGGTTGGAACTTGCTGTTACCTCTTCCCCTGTCACAATTCGATTCACAGCAGGCTGCACCTCTCCATTATTTTTTATCGAATTTTCGTTTGGACGATAGCAAGGAGGATCGTGTTATCTGGAGTGCGGTTACGAGTAACGATTTTTCGGTTGCCGATGCAATTAGTGCTATAATTCACTCAAGAGATATCTCTACCCCTATTTGGCCGAAACTTATTTCGAATAATAAAATACCTTCAAAGGTTGCGTTATTTCATTGGTTAGCTTTTAGGAAGAGTATCCCGGTCAGAGACGTTTTATCTCGAAGGCATATCTTACCTCCCAATCAATCCACTTTATGCGTATGGTTTTTTTGAAGAAACCGAGACTATCAACCATCTTTTGTTACATTGCAGATGGACTTTTAATATTTGGACGGAGTTATTTAGATGGTGGAATCTTAGATGGGTTATTCCGGAATCGATTGAAGATTTTTCGTTCGATTGGTATTTCGGTATGGGCATCAAAGCCTCGAAGTTTTGGAAGTTGATTGGCCCCGCGACTATTTGGGCGATTTTGGTAGCTAGAAACGAGTTCATCTTCAACAATAAATACACTTGTCGTTCGGTTATCGTGCGCAACATTAAGCTCAAAGTGTTCCTTTGGGCAACGAGCCTCAATTTTGTGTCACGGGTTACATTCGTATGTTTGGGACCAAAATCCCTCTTTTTTATGTTTTTAGGCCTTAATGCCTTTGTATGTCTTTCAATTTCAACACCGAGATTATCTCCGTCTTTGTACCTTGTTTTGGTCCTTCATTGCTTTGATTAAGTGATCAaccttataata
This genomic interval carries:
- the LOC139902383 gene encoding uncharacterized protein produces the protein MVNAVISNLPLHYMSIYKTPSSVIKQLERLRRNFLWSGDCLKKKSCLVKWESVCLPKDLGGLCITPLRLKNWAMLAKWWARMNSNKQSLWKSIVATSFGPSFNGKIMNNVSSLQTSQLSPIWKDLLNLQKEDSLSCIVGPTVWKWNIGNGSRILFWHDAWAHGRILKDDFPFLFHICFEPNATLLCFRLPASVDSQQIGWNLLLPLPLSQFDSQQAAPLHYFLSNFRLDDSKEDRVIWSAVTSNDFSVADAISAIIHSRDISTPIWPKLISNNKIPSKVALFHWLAFRKSIPVRDVLSRRWTFNIWTELFRWWNLRWVIPESIEDFSFDWYFGMGIKASKFWKLIGPATIWAILVARNEFIFNNKYTCRSVIVRNIKLKVFLWATSLNFVSRVTFVCLGPKSLFFMFLGLNAFVCLSISTPRLSPSLYLVLVLHCFD